The Xenopus tropicalis strain Nigerian chromosome 7, UCB_Xtro_10.0, whole genome shotgun sequence genome includes a region encoding these proteins:
- the snrnp70 gene encoding U1 small nuclear ribonucleoprotein 70 kDa isoform X1: protein MTQFLPPNLLALFAPRDPVPYLPPLDKLPHEKHHNQPYCGIAPYIREFEDPRDAPPPTRAETREERMERKRREKIERRQQDVENELKIWDPHNDQNAQGDAFKTLFVARVNYDTTESKLRREFEVYGPIKRIHMVYNKRSGKPRGYAFIEYEHERDMHSAYKHADGKKIDGRRVLVDVERGRTVKGWRPRRLGGGLGGTRRGGADVNIRHSGRDDTSRYDERDRDRERERDRRERSRERDKERERRRSRSRERRRRSRSREKEERKRSRERSRDKDKDKDKDKDKEKDKDKDRDRKRRSRSRERKRERDRDREKKEDRVEGEVPESVDVPQDDAQTGDLGIDGIELKQEPEEKNRDRDRERDREKDRDKDRDRDRDRRRSHRDRERDKDRERDRDRRRDRDRDRDRDRDHKRERDRGDRGEKREERVPDNGMVMEQAEETSQDMYLDQESMQSGDGYLSTENGYMMEPPME from the exons ATGACACAGTTCTTGCCTCCAAACTTGTTGGCGCTCTTTGCACCTAGAGATCCAGTACCATACCTCCCTCCTTTAGATAAACTACCCCATGAAAAACACCACAATCAGCCATACTGTGGGATTGCTCCTTACATAAGAGAATTTGAG GACCCTCGAGATGCTCCACCTCCAACTAGAGCAGAAACCCGCGAGGAGCGGATGGAAAGGAAG CGAAGAGAGAAGATTGAAAGAAGACAGCAGGATGTCGAGAATGAACTTAAAATAT GGGATCCACACAATGATCAGAATGCTCAAGGAGATGCCTTCAAAACCCTTTTTGTTGCCAGAGTG AATTATGATACAACAGAGTCTAAGCTACGACGTGAGTTTGAGGTGTATGGACCTATAAAACGG ATTCATATGGTATACAATAAGCGGTCTGGGAAACCCCGTGGATATGCCTTCATTGAGTATGAACATGAAAGAGATATGCACT CGGCATACAAGCACGCAGATGGGAAGAAAATAGACGGAAGGCGTGTGTTGGTCGATGTCGAGAGAGGACGTACTGTGAAGGGATGGCGCCCACGCAGACTTG GTGGTGGTCTTGGAGGCACAAGAAGGGGCGGAGCTGATGTCAATATCAGGCACTCTGGCAGAGACGATACATCTAGATATGATGAGAG GGATCGTGATAGGGAGAGGGAACGGGACCGCAGAGAAAGGAGCCGCGAGAGGGACAAGGAAAGGGAGAGGCGCAGAAGTCGTTCTAGGGAGCGTAGAAGAAGATCACGCAGTCgggaaaaggaagaaagaaagcgTAGCCGAGAGAGGAGCAGGGACAAGGACAAGGACAAAGATAAGGACAAAGACAAAGAAAAAGATAAGGACAAAGACAGAGATCGCAAGCGTCGGAGTCGTAGTAGAGAGCGCAAGCGTGAACGTGACCGCGACAGGGAAAAGAAAGAGGACCGCGTTGAAGGGGAAGTACCTGAGTCTGTAGATGTCCCTCAAGATGATGCACAGACTGGTGATCTGGGCATAGATGGCATAGAACTTAAGCAAGAGCCTGAAGAAAAAAATAGAGATcgtgacagagagagagacagagaaaaggACAGGGATAAAGACAGAGATAGGGATAGAGACAGAAGGCGCAGCCATAGGGACAGGGAAAGAGACAAGGATCGAGAAAGAGACAGGGACAGGAGGCGAGATAGGGACCGCGATAGAGATAGGGACAGGGATCACAAAcgagagagagacagaggtgACCGCGGTgaaaagagagaggagagagttcCCGATAATGGTATGGTAATGGAACAGGCCGAGGAGACCAGCCAAGACATGTACTTAGATCAAGAATCAATGCAGTCTGGAGATGGTTACTTGTCTACAGAGAACGGCTATATGATGGAGCCTCCTATGGAGTGA